The nucleotide window GTCCATCAGGTTCTTCACCTCCCAGGTGGACACGAGGTTTCCATCCAGCCGCAGTTCCATCTTCGGCGGTTCGTTGCCACCCCAGGTGCCGCAGGCGACTACTTTCAGGAGGTAGCGTCCGGGTTGGTAGAACTCCGGATTGCACACGGCTTCGCCGGCTTTCCATAGATAGTGACCGTCTTCCGAACGACGACCCGGTCCATCCAGTGTGGCCCCGGCGATTTTCCGCTCCGGACGCGGCATCGGATCGGGATGCACCGCGCGGTCGAGCGCCTGACGTGCGGCCGCCAGATAGCGCTCGATGTGTACCGGCGAGAGCGTGAGCACGTCGCCGATGTTGTCGAAGCCGTAGCCCGAGTCATCCGGCGGCAGGATGTTCTCCACCTCCAGATCGACGCCGAGCAGGTCCTTGATCGTGTTGCGGTATTCCTCGCGGTTCAGGCGGCGCAGCAGCACGCGGCCCGGATCAGGATGAGCGGGATCGACCGGGAAGACCGCGGCATCGATCCACGAAAGCAGTTGCTGGCGCTCCTGGTCGCTGGGCTGCTCCTCATCGGCGGGCGGCATCAGCTTGTAGCCGATGTGTTCGCGGATGCGCTTCCAGACATCGCGGTTCTTTTGCATCGCCGCGATGTCCTTGAAGGAATCGATCGCCAGCTCGCCCTTGTGCGAACCATCCCCATGGCAGTCGTAGCAGTAGTTGACCAGCAGCGGCTCGACCTCCTTCTTGTAGCGGGAGGCTTGATCGACGGCTTTTGCAGGAACGGGAGAGGCCGGAACAGCGGGCACGGTTTCCGCGGACACACGCAGGCATGGCCAGGCGAGCCAACCGCCCGCCAAGCCAAGTCCCAAGGAAAGAATGCTGCCGCTGATCCGCCGATCCATTCAAGCGGTCCCTACGCCATCTTCCCGGAATTGCTTGCAGAAAGAAGATGTGCTTTTTGAATATCTATTTGCGCATTCCCTGCATCCATGAGGCTGCGGTGTCCGGCCACAGGGTCCACGGCTTGTCCGGATTGGGCTCGGAGATGCCGAAACCGTGGCCACCGCCGGAGTAGATGTGGAGCTCCGCCTTCACCCCGGCATCGTGCAATTTTCGCCAAAGCTGGGCGCTCGCATCGGCTGGATATTTGTCATCCGCGGCGTGGAAGAAGCAGGCGGGCGGGGACTCTTTCGTGATGGCAAACTCCGGTTTCAAGACTCCGGCTTTGTCCGTGAGGTAGGCGGGATAAATCGCCACCACGAAGTCCGGTCGCTCCGCTCCCGAGGGCATCGGACCATAGGCCGATTCCAAGACAAGATGCCCGCCTGCAGAAAATCCCAGCACTCCGGTTTTGCCGCTGGCGAAACCCTTCGACTTCATCTCGGCGCGGACTTGGCGCAACGCCTCGGCGATATCCTGGCGCGGTCCGGCATCGGCGGCGTCGGTATTCTTTGCGGGAACGCGATAGTGCAGCACGGCCACGGTGATGCCTTCCTTGGCGAAACGCTCCGCCACCTTGTCGCCTTCCTTGTGGATGGCGAGGATCTGATAGCCGCCACCGGGACACACCACCAGCGCGCGGCCATCGGGTTTCTCCGGGCGGAACCAGGTGAGCGTTGGCGCGGCCACATCGGTCATGCGCTCGTCATCATTCATCCGGCCCGTTGGCGCGGCTCCTTCCTTTACGGCGGGAAGATCGCCTGGCGGCTTGTCTTTCCAAAGATGCACTTCCGGAGCGGCACTGAGGACGCCGGGTGCGAGAGTCCATGTCAAGAGCAGATGGCGGAGATGGAGAGGCATGATGTGCATCCATACATGGGCATGATGGAGGATCTAGCAAATTGCGGGTAGTCCAAACGGATGCGGCCGGGTGGGAAACCCCACCCGACCGCATACACTTATTGCATTGTACCCAAGAAAGGGGCTCAGGGGGCTTCCTCAACCTTGGCGCGGAGGAAGACCTTCGAATTCTCCTGCGAATCCGGAACGTAGAAGAAGCGGTTGGTGTAGCCGGTGGGAGCCGGGGTGGCGGCATCGATCAACGGTTGGCGGTCGCCCACCGGCACCTCCGCGGCGGGGATGCTGGTCCAATCCGCGAGATCCAGGCTGGCCTGGATATGGTAGATGATGCCATCGACCGTGGCGGTCAGATCCGGTGAGCCGCTGAACACGGCGCCGTTCCGCACCGGTACGGTGAGTGTCAGCATCTGGAAGGTGTTCACCGTGGCCCTGCGGGCGACGATCCGCTGTCCGGTTGCGCCGGAAAGCGGATCACCTCCGAAGCCGAACTCATGCAGATTGTTCCGCCCGTCGTTGTCGGGGTCCTGATTCTTGCCGTTGTTGGCAACAGTCAGGCCCTTGGTGGCGGCCCATCCCGCGTAGGCATTGGCCGGTCCGGTCACGACCGTCAGCGTGCCCGTGCCGCTGAAGTGAACGTCATCCTGATGGGTGGCGGTCGAGGCGCTGCTGCCCCAGGTGCCGGTGGTTTGCTGGACTCCATCGATGATCAGTTGGTCCACGGTGTCGGAGCCTGCGAAGGTGAGGTCAAGCACGGCACCATTGTTGAGGTTCACCTTCGCGGCATCGGCGAGGGAGGCGGTGCCCAACGAGAGCGTGCCGCCGTTCGCGGTGGTATCGCCGGTGTAGGTGTTGGCACCCGTGAGCGTGAGTTTGCCCGCACCGTTCTTCACCAGACCCGCGCCACCGGTTCCGGCGAGGAGCGCTTGGCCGATGGTGATGTCGAAGCCGTTGCTATCGATGATCGCGCCGCCGGTGTTGATGTTTGCGGCAGTGAGGCCTTGGAGGAACGTCGCGCGGGTGGCGAGCGCCTTCAGTGTGCCGCCGTTGAAGTTGAAGGTGCCCGTACCGGTGCCACGGATGATGTCCTTGGCGGAGGCAAGCGTGCCGCCTGTGGCGAGGTTGATGGTGCCGATGCCGCCATCGCGGCCCAACACCACCCCTGCCGCGCCGCCGGTACCGGAAGCGGAGCTGTTGGCCATGCCCGTGCCAAAGGTGACGGTGCCGCCGCTGTTCACGTTGATTGTGCCGGTCACGGTGGCGACGTTGTTGCCTAGGAAGATGCTCTCGGCATTCTGTGTGTAGGAGCCGGAGACATTGAGCACCCCGTTGTGGTTCGCGGTGTTCTGGCCGATGATCACGTTGAAGCCGGATCCGCCGTTGTAGACCAGTGAGCCGCCGATATTGACGGTGGAGGTCCCCGCCAAAGCACTTGTGGAGAACTGCGATCCTGCTCCGGAAAGTGTGATGGCTCCGGGGATTTCCAGATTGCCCGCACCTGTCTGCTGGACGCTGGTCAGGGTCGAACCGGTGCCGGAGAGGGTGAGCTTGCCCGCGCCCGCATGGGTGAGGCCGCCATTGGAAAGCGTGCCGGAAAGCTCGGCTTCGGAGGCGGTGGTCACCGTCCGGGTGCCTGTACCAAAGCCGGTGGTGCCGGTGAAGGTCAGCTTGCCGTTGTTGGTCGCGTCACCCAGCGTGATGTTGCCACCCACCACGTAGGGATTGGCGAAGGTCCGCGCGGTGGTGTTGCTGGACATCAACGTGGCACCGTTCTGCGTCAGAGTGCCGGAGCCGAAGACGGTATTGCCCGCCGCGCGCACCGCACCGCTGCTACCACCCATGATGGTGGCGGCGGAGGGCGTGTTGCTGTTGTTGGTGACGAGCAGCGTGATGCCGTTCGATGTGCCGAGTAGTTCCAACAGGCCGCCGCTGATCTGACCGGACAGGGTGGCGATCAAACCCGCGCCACCCGCGCCACCGATGCGGCCGCCGCTGGCGTTCATCGTCATCGCGCCGCTATAGGTCACACCGCCTGCGACACGTAGCGCGCCGAAGCCGCCTTCGCCCGGGCCCGCGAGGTTGGTGAAGGTGTAGCCGACGGTCTGGCCGCTGGCGGTGTTGTCCCAGAACTGTCCTCCGTCCGCGACACTGATCTGGGTCGCGTTGGCCATTTGGTTCGCTTTTACCCGCATCACCTGCGTGCCGGAACTGCGGGTGATGTTCACTGCTCCGGCAAACCCGGTGTTCGTCCCGGAGAGGGAGATTTCACGGGTGCCGGTGGCTCCGGCGTTTTCCAAGGCAAGAGTACCGCTGCCACTAAGGCTGCGGCTGAGGACGTAGGCCGTGCCATCCACGCCCGTACCCGCAACCTTCACCCGCAGGGTGGTGGAAGCACCGACTGCGATGCCGCCGGTCGTGCCGGTGAACTGATTCTGCGCACCGGTCGAGGCGGTGTTGTCGAGGGCGAGGGTGCCGCCGGTGAGCGAGATGGCTCCGGTGTTGGAGTTGTTCCCGGTGAGGGTGAGGGTTGAACTGCCGCTCTTGGTCAGCCCCGTCGATCCGCTGAAGCCGCCACCGAGGAAGCTGTAGTTGTTGGTGGTGCTGTTTACCGTGATCGAACTCGGTGCGAAGGTCCCGGCGAGTGTGATCGAGGGATTGGCTCCGGTATCGTTGAAGGTGAGATAGTCACCGTTGAAGAACTGGTCCGCGCCGGAATTCCAGTCGCCGTCCGTACCGCCCAATTCCCAGGTGGTGGTCGCGCCGGTCCATACCAGGTTCTTGTTGCCCGGGTCCAGAGTGACCGACCCGCCGCCGACCACGACCGGAGTCGGATTGCGGAAGCCGGTGCCTACGGAGAAGTTCGCAGCGGTGGCGGTGGTGGTGCCGTAGTTGAGCAGCGTCACCGGACCCGAGCCTGCGGCGATGGGAGTGGTGAGGCTGACGTTGACGGCGCCGTTGACCGCCAGAGCTCCATTGACCGTGAGGGCGGCGGGTGTGGTGGGATCGACAACCAGGGTGGCGCCGGTGGTGGTGCCGAAGGTGGCGCTGGCCGCAGTGCCTTCGCCGCGCAGGGTCGTACCATCGGAAAGGCTGAGAGCCGAGTTCGCGATCGAACCGCTCAGGGTGAGCGAACCGGCGGAGATGGTGGTGGCACCCGCATAGGTGCTCGTGCCGCTGAGCACCGTGGTTCCCGCAATGGCCTGGGTGAAACCGCCGGTGAAGGTGAGGGGGCCGGAGAGGGTGAGTGTCCCGGTGCCGACTGAAGCACGGGAAAGCGAGAAGTTTCCGCTGACCGTACTGCTGATCGTGGCGTTGTCCGAGGTGCCGATGGTGGTATCGGCATTCAGGGTGATGGTGCCCGAAAGGATTGCGCCGGTTTCAAGGCGGAGCGCGCCGCGGTTCTCGGTGTTGCCGGTGCCGCCTACGGTGATCGCGCTGTTGATCAAGGTGGAGGGTGCAAACAAGGTCGAGCCGGTGGTGACATTGATCGCCGCCACATTGGAAAGCGTGCCGGTCGTGGCGAGACTCAGTTTGCCACCCGCGGTGGTGTTGATGTTGATCGCGCTGGCGGTGAGGCTGGCTGCAGGACCGTTGAGAGTCCATTGGCCGGTGCCATCGAATGAGACGGTTCCCGCATTGAGGGCCGCGGCCCCCAGCGTGACGGTTTCGGTCGTGCCCGTGAACAGGGCGTTGTTGCCATTCGTCCAGACGACCCCGGCATCCCAGTTGGTGGCGGTGAGGTCCCAGGTATTGTTGGCGTTGGCGGTCTGCCACGTTTGGGTTGCGGCGGAGGCGGCGTGGGTGAAGGTGAGGCCGAGGGCCAGTAGGTAGATGCAATGTCTGTTTTTCATGGTTATGCGATGCAATGGAGGGAACGGAGAATGATCAGTCCGGCAGCGTGCGGATGACGGCACGGTAGAAGACGCGGCCGCTGCCGGGGGTGATGGGCAGGGTGCCGGTGCCTGCGCTGGTTGTGTCGCGGGTGATGACGTCACTCCACGTTTGGAGGTCCGTGGATGACTGGATCACGTAGCGGCGGTCCTTGATCTCGGACCACGACAGCGTGAGTCCGCCCGGCGAGGGAGTGAGGCTGACGTGCGGATGGGAAGCGCGTGCGCCGGGATCGGTGCCTGCCAGCCATTCGGCATAGGTGCTGAAGCCGTCTCCATCCGCGTCATCCGCACCGGTGACATTGGTGTCGATGGCGTAGGACTGGCCCGGGGTGGTGTTGAAGACGAGGAGTCCGTCGCGCTTGGTTACGGCATTTGTAGTATTTCCTGTCCGGACGAAGGCGCCCGGGCTGGTGATGGTGGCGGGAAGGCGCAATGTGGCGGCCTGGCCGCCGGTGGAGCGCAGCGTGACAGCGGTCGGAGCGCCGCCCTGCCATGAGGCATCCACCTCGTAACCACCCCGGGCGCGCAATCCGGTGAACGATCCGGCGGGCCAAGCGGAAGGCAGGGCGGGAAGCACTGCGATTTCACCGGCATGCGATTGCAGCAGCATCTCGCACACCGCGCCCGGGTAGCCGAGGTTCCCATCGATCTGGAACGGCGTGTGGGTGGTGAAGAGATTCTGCATCGTGTTGTAGGTGAAGAGACCGCGCACCATGTCGTGGGCGTTCTCCGCATTTCCGAGGCGCGACCACAGTGCCGCGCGCCACGGCCACGTCCAGGAGCGGCGGGAATCCCCGGTGGTGCCGCGGTCCAGCAGCGAAACCGCGGAGGCCGTCACATACTGCGGCGTGTCCACCGGATTGAACTGGAAGCCGGGATAGGCGGCGTAGAGATGCGAGGTGTGGCGATGGCCCTCGTGCTCCAACGTTGGACGCTCGGTGGTCCATTCCATCACCTGGCCCCATGAGCCGATGCCGGGCAGCAACAGCTTCGAACGCAGGTCGATGAGCTGGGCGCGGAACGTCGGCTCGATGTCGAGGACTTGCGAAGCCGCGATGGTGTTCGTGAACAGATCCCAGATGATCTCCTGGTCATAGGACACGCCGTCCTCGGTGGGGCCGTGTTCCGGTGACCAACCGTTGGGCGAGACGAGCTTGCCATCGGCCCGCGTCTTCAGCCGGGCGATCCAGAATTGGCAGATCTCCTTCATCGTCGGCCATGCCGTATTCTGAAGGAAGGCGGTGTCTCCGCTGTATTGGTAGTGCTCCCAGTAGTGGCGGGCGAGCCATGCGGAGGACGGGGTGTCCCAGTTCCAACCGTGGCCGCCGAAGGGGTTCACGGAGGTGCGCATCGTCCAGCCCGGGATGGTGCTGCCGAAGCCCGCTTTCGTGGCCGTGCGGCTCAGCGGTTCGATGGCCTCCAGGAAATTGAACAGCGGTTCATGGCACTCCGGCAGGTTCGCCGGTTCCGCCATCCAGTAGTTCATCTGGAGGTTGATGTTGGTGTGGTAGTCGGAGAACCACGGCGGGTTGTTGCTGTTGTTCCACAGTCCCTGCAGGTTCGCGGGCAGGGAATCGCGCGAGGAGGAGATGAGCAGATAGCGCCCGAACTGGAACATGAGGCTCTCCAGATGGTTGTCGGTGCCACCGGCCTGATAGGCACTGAGACGGGAAGGCGTGAGCGTTTGCGCGGGCGGCGCGCCGAGATCGAGCGAGACGCGGTTGAAGAGCGATTGGTAGTCCGCGATGTGGGCGGCCTTCAACGCGGCGTACCCGGCTGTCTGCGCCGCATCCAGCCGCGCGTTCACGGTGGTCATGGGCAGGATGCCATTCCGGAACGCGGGAGTCGTGGCGGCATCCATTGCATAGTCCGTCGCCGCCGCATGCAGCAGCAGCAGTGAATCGCAGTTGGTAGCTTGGAGCGTGTTGCCGGAAACCGTCAGCGTGCCACCGGTGGCGATCACCCGCACTTTTGTGGCGTAGCGCAGGCTGTTGTTCGACAGCGTGCCGGAGAAAGAGACCTCATTGCCGCTGGCGGCGGGTGTTTCCGAATGGCCGCCTGCCAGGCGGATCACGGTGTTGATCTTGCCGCTGGAGTCGGCACTGATCCGGGTGGCGATCACCTGTCCCGGACGGGAGGCGAAGGTCTCGCGGTTGAAGTTCGTGGTGCCTTGTGTCCACGCCACCGTGTGGACGGCGGTGGTCAGATCGAGCGCGCGCGAGTAGTTCGTCGGCAGGACCGCGGCGGGTGCGCCGGTGAATCCGATTTCCGAAAGCTGGAAGTGTGGCACCGCGCTGCCGTTGGTCGGATCGGTGGTGTTCGGTGTGAAGACGAACCGGTAGCGCGTGAACGAACCGGTGGAAGCGGGTGTGAAGGACACCTTTTGCCTCCGCGATGGGAAGGGCCAGACAGGTGAGGAGGAGGTGCTGAGCGCGCGGCTGTCCAGCGTGGTCCAAGTGGTGCCGTCATTCGATCCCTGGAAAGTCCATGTACGCGGATCGCGGGCAGGGACGTCATCGGCGGAGGTGATGGAGTAGCCAGTGAGGGTGGCGGAGGTCGGGAAAACGATCTGCCAGATGATCGTCTTGCTGTTGTGGATGATGCACCACTTGGTGTTGGTGCTGCCGTCGTAGCTCTTGTCCACCGTCTGGCCCGCGGACCCCGCGGTATGATCGGCGATCGTCGGATTGCTCACCACCGGCGCACCCACACCCGGTGTGTCCAGATACAGATCGCCGAAGGTCTGGTAGGCGCCGAATTGATTGATGTCGTAGCCTCCGGAGAGGTTCGCTCCGCCGGTCCACAGGCTGATCTCGTTGAACTGCATGCGCTCCGCCGCGGCATCCCCGTAGATCATCGCCCCCATCCGGCTGTTTCCCACCGGCAGGGCTTGGGATTCCCAATCGGTGGCTGCGGTGTTGAAGCGGATTTCGAGCGGCCCGGAAGCCGAGGCCACCAGCGACGTGGCGAGAAAGAATGACGATATTTGTGTCTTAAATGACTTCCTGATAAGAGGATGGCGGGATGCGTCGCTTTGCGATGATTGGTTTTTCGGGCAAATCGGGCTGATCATTCCCGGATTGCGCCGTTTGTCGCCGATCAAGGCGGAGCAATTCTCCAAAACAGAGCATGATTGGTTGCAGCCAATAAAATAGCGCAGCCAAATACTGTGGAGAATGTTTGGGCAGATGCTCAAAGAAGTCGGGGGTTTTCACAGAAGAAAGGGTTGTCTTCCGTTGGGTTTATCCGTGCAATATTGGATAATTTAAGCTTCCTATCGCGTAGAGTCCATGTCCTCAGATGCCCAGAAATGTATCCTTTTTTGATCTCCGGGAGAGAAACCGCGGGGCCTATGACAATCCGGCATCCGGGGTAGGGATCGTGTACTCCCCCTTGGGAGCACCGCCGACGAAGGATCAGATCGTGATCCATGAGGTCGGCTATCTGGCGCGGAACTACTGGTGGGTTTTTCCCAACACGGTCAGCCCCTTCTGGCGGCTCTATTACAATTCACGCTCCGGCCACAAGATGGTGATCGGCGATCGCGAGGTGGAACTGGAGCCCGGCCATCTGGTCATCATCCCGGACCACGTGTTGTTTCATCCTTATGGCACGGAGGCGGTGCCGCATTTCTGGATCGCGTTCTCGCCCGGACTGCTCCTCGCGAAGCCGGGGCCGCTGCTTCTCCCGGTAAGTCCGGAGGAGAGGGGATTGGTCGAAAGGATCTGCGGCAAGTTCACCGGTCCAGCGGAGGGTGACCGTTTCGCCATCTATCACCAGAGCGCCGCTTTGCTGCATTTGGTGGTGAGCCGTG belongs to Luteolibacter ambystomatis and includes:
- a CDS encoding alpha/beta hydrolase, whose amino-acid sequence is MPLHLRHLLLTWTLAPGVLSAAPEVHLWKDKPPGDLPAVKEGAAPTGRMNDDERMTDVAAPTLTWFRPEKPDGRALVVCPGGGYQILAIHKEGDKVAERFAKEGITVAVLHYRVPAKNTDAADAGPRQDIAEALRQVRAEMKSKGFASGKTGVLGFSAGGHLVLESAYGPMPSGAERPDFVVAIYPAYLTDKAGVLKPEFAITKESPPACFFHAADDKYPADASAQLWRKLHDAGVKAELHIYSGGGHGFGISEPNPDKPWTLWPDTAASWMQGMRK
- a CDS encoding glycosyl hydrolase family 95 catalytic domain-containing protein; translated protein: MASASGPLEIRFNTAATDWESQALPVGNSRMGAMIYGDAAAERMQFNEISLWTGGANLSGGYDINQFGAYQTFGDLYLDTPGVGAPVVSNPTIADHTAGSAGQTVDKSYDGSTNTKWCIIHNSKTIIWQIVFPTSATLTGYSITSADDVPARDPRTWTFQGSNDGTTWTTLDSRALSTSSSPVWPFPSRRQKVSFTPASTGSFTRYRFVFTPNTTDPTNGSAVPHFQLSEIGFTGAPAAVLPTNYSRALDLTTAVHTVAWTQGTTNFNRETFASRPGQVIATRISADSSGKINTVIRLAGGHSETPAASGNEVSFSGTLSNNSLRYATKVRVIATGGTLTVSGNTLQATNCDSLLLLHAAATDYAMDAATTPAFRNGILPMTTVNARLDAAQTAGYAALKAAHIADYQSLFNRVSLDLGAPPAQTLTPSRLSAYQAGGTDNHLESLMFQFGRYLLISSSRDSLPANLQGLWNNSNNPPWFSDYHTNINLQMNYWMAEPANLPECHEPLFNFLEAIEPLSRTATKAGFGSTIPGWTMRTSVNPFGGHGWNWDTPSSAWLARHYWEHYQYSGDTAFLQNTAWPTMKEICQFWIARLKTRADGKLVSPNGWSPEHGPTEDGVSYDQEIIWDLFTNTIAASQVLDIEPTFRAQLIDLRSKLLLPGIGSWGQVMEWTTERPTLEHEGHRHTSHLYAAYPGFQFNPVDTPQYVTASAVSLLDRGTTGDSRRSWTWPWRAALWSRLGNAENAHDMVRGLFTYNTMQNLFTTHTPFQIDGNLGYPGAVCEMLLQSHAGEIAVLPALPSAWPAGSFTGLRARGGYEVDASWQGGAPTAVTLRSTGGQAATLRLPATITSPGAFVRTGNTTNAVTKRDGLLVFNTTPGQSYAIDTNVTGADDADGDGFSTYAEWLAGTDPGARASHPHVSLTPSPGGLTLSWSEIKDRRYVIQSSTDLQTWSDVITRDTTSAGTGTLPITPGSGRVFYRAVIRTLPD
- a CDS encoding beta strand repeat-containing protein encodes the protein MKNRHCIYLLALGLTFTHAASAATQTWQTANANNTWDLTATNWDAGVVWTNGNNALFTGTTETVTLGAAALNAGTVSFDGTGQWTLNGPAASLTASAININTTAGGKLSLATTGTLSNVAAINVTTGSTLFAPSTLINSAITVGGTGNTENRGALRLETGAILSGTITLNADTTIGTSDNATISSTVSGNFSLSRASVGTGTLTLSGPLTFTGGFTQAIAGTTVLSGTSTYAGATTISAGSLTLSGSIANSALSLSDGTTLRGEGTAASATFGTTTGATLVVDPTTPAALTVNGALAVNGAVNVSLTTPIAAGSGPVTLLNYGTTTATAANFSVGTGFRNPTPVVVGGGSVTLDPGNKNLVWTGATTTWELGGTDGDWNSGADQFFNGDYLTFNDTGANPSITLAGTFAPSSITVNSTTNNYSFLGGGFSGSTGLTKSGSSTLTLTGNNSNTGAISLTGGTLALDNTASTGAQNQFTGTTGGIAVGASTTLRVKVAGTGVDGTAYVLSRSLSGSGTLALENAGATGTREISLSGTNTGFAGAVNITRSSGTQVMRVKANQMANATQISVADGGQFWDNTASGQTVGYTFTNLAGPGEGGFGALRVAGGVTYSGAMTMNASGGRIGGAGGAGLIATLSGQISGGLLELLGTSNGITLLVTNNSNTPSAATIMGGSSGAVRAAGNTVFGSGTLTQNGATLMSSNTTARTFANPYVVGGNITLGDATNNGKLTFTGTTGFGTGTRTVTTASEAELSGTLSNGGLTHAGAGKLTLSGTGSTLTSVQQTGAGNLEIPGAITLSGAGSQFSTSALAGTSTVNIGGSLVYNGGSGFNVIIGQNTANHNGVLNVSGSYTQNAESIFLGNNVATVTGTINVNSGGTVTFGTGMANSSASGTGGAAGVVLGRDGGIGTINLATGGTLASAKDIIRGTGTGTFNFNGGTLKALATRATFLQGLTAANINTGGAIIDSNGFDITIGQALLAGTGGAGLVKNGAGKLTLTGANTYTGDTTANGGTLSLGTASLADAAKVNLNNGAVLDLTFAGSDTVDQLIIDGVQQTTGTWGSSASTATHQDDVHFSGTGTLTVVTGPANAYAGWAATKGLTVANNGKNQDPDNDGRNNLHEFGFGGDPLSGATGQRIVARRATVNTFQMLTLTVPVRNGAVFSGSPDLTATVDGIIYHIQASLDLADWTSIPAAEVPVGDRQPLIDAATPAPTGYTNRFFYVPDSQENSKVFLRAKVEEAP
- a CDS encoding helix-turn-helix domain-containing protein, with the protein product MYSPLGAPPTKDQIVIHEVGYLARNYWWVFPNTVSPFWRLYYNSRSGHKMVIGDREVELEPGHLVIIPDHVLFHPYGTEAVPHFWIAFSPGLLLAKPGPLLLPVSPEERGLVERICGKFTGPAEGDRFAIYHQSAALLHLVVSREEIGWNDAERSPVLVKVTDYIARNFVSLPDVPVLAKMAGVSARTLSAMFQREYHVSPTRFIARVRTSEAAKLLAETSLSLDEIAEKTGFPNRYYLTRVFTKLTGKSPARFRKESHAAAMGKEEP